One part of the Bdellovibrio bacteriovorus genome encodes these proteins:
- a CDS encoding glutathione peroxidase has translation MKKHLYDFTVKAANGQPVSLDQYRDKVVLVVNVASKCGYTPQYKGLEELYQQNKDNGLVILGFPCNQFGAQEPGSNEEIQQFCELNYGVSFPVMGKVEVNGGNADPLYQWMKEEAPGLLGTEMIKWNFTKFLIGKDGTVLKRFAPKDEPKDIADDIKKALA, from the coding sequence ATGAAGAAGCATCTTTATGATTTCACCGTCAAAGCCGCCAACGGCCAGCCCGTGTCTCTGGATCAGTACCGTGACAAAGTGGTGCTGGTGGTGAACGTGGCGAGCAAATGTGGTTACACTCCCCAATACAAAGGCCTTGAGGAACTTTACCAGCAGAACAAAGACAACGGCCTTGTCATCCTGGGCTTCCCCTGCAACCAGTTCGGCGCGCAAGAACCGGGCAGCAACGAAGAGATTCAGCAGTTCTGTGAATTGAACTATGGCGTGTCCTTCCCGGTGATGGGCAAAGTCGAGGTGAACGGCGGCAATGCTGATCCTCTGTACCAGTGGATGAAAGAGGAAGCTCCGGGACTGCTGGGAACTGAAATGATCAAATGGAATTTCACCAAGTTCCTGATTGGAAAAGACGGAACTGTGTTGAAACGTTTCGCCCCGAAAGACGAACCCAAAGACATCGCTGACGACATCAAAAAAGCCCTGGCTTAG